The segment CGCACACCGCCTCGACGAAATCGCCGTCGATCTCGAAACCGTCGGGAGCCATGAGCATCACGCGGTCGGCGTCCCCGTCGTGGGCGACCCCGATGTCGGCGCCCGACTCCGCCAGAAGTGCGCGGAGGGGTTCGAGGTGCGTCGACCCGCATCCCACGTTGATGTCGACGCCGTTGAAGTCGTCGTTGATCACCGTCACGCGCGCACCCAGGCGCTCGAAGGCCAGCGCGCTCGTCAGCGCAGACGCGCCGTGGCCCGCATCGAGCGCGATGTGCATCCCGGAAAAGTCGATCCCCTGGCTGCGCACGCTGTCGACCGCATGGTTCACGTAGATCTCGAGGGCCTCGTCGACGCGGACCGCGACCCCCACGCGGTCCCCCGCGGGAAGCGGCAGGTCGTCTGATGCGGTCTCGGGCGAGATCCCGCCGGCGGCGATGAAGGCCTCGATGCGGTCCTCCACCTCGTCGGGAAGCTTGTAGCCCTGAGCATCGAACAGCTTGATGCCGTTGTACTCGGGCGGGTTGTGGGAAGCCGAGATCACGATACCGCCGTCGGCCCTCAGCTCGCGCACGAGCAGCGCGACGCCCGGCGTGGGGATGACTCCCGCCAGAAGCGCCGTACCCCCCCCGCTCATGATGCCGGCCGCCGCCGCGGCCTCGAGCATATCGCCCGACAGGCGGGTATCCTTGCCGATCACGATGCTGCCGCCCAGAAACACCGCGGCCGCCTGACCCAGCTTGAACGCCAGATCGCAGGTGAGCTCGGTGTTCGCGACACCTCGCACGCCGTCGGTTCCAAACAAACGCGCCATTACTTCCCCCTTTTGACATGGTCGGGCATGATCAGGGCGCCGCCGCGCGGACGCTCCGATTCGGTCATGCGGCTGTTCAGCTCGGCTGCGAACTCGTCCAGGCCGATGCCGAAGCGCTCGAGCACGACCAAAAGATGATACACGACGTCGGCGGCCTCGTAGCGCAGATGATCGCATGCGGCGTCCGCCGAGTCGGCCAGAGCGCCCTTCATCCGATCGGGAACCGACGCCGCGCCCTCGTGCGCGCGCACCGCCGATGCGGCCGCCTGGGCGTCTTTGGCCGCAAGCGCGACCTCCCCCGCCTCCTCCATAACCTTCTTCAGCACCTCGTCGACCCCGCCCGACAGCAGCCGGTAGGTGTAGCTGCCCGCATCGGCGGCGCGATGGCGCTCGGCTATGGAGGACGCGAGCGCTTCGAGTGTCGCGCCTATCTGCGACGGAGCCGATTGCTCTCCTTGGGGAATGTAGGTTTTCGCAGACATCGTCGCTCCTCGCTTTCCTCGGTGCCCGCATCCCGTAAAACAGCGGGGGCGCCCTTGCGGACACCCCCGTATGCTATGCCGTCAAGCGCCTTATTCCTCTTCGGAGCCGGCGGCCTGGGACTGTTCGGCGTTAGACGCCTCTTCGTCCTCGCGGCTGGTGATTCCGAACCCGTAGGAATCCATCGACCCCAGAAGCGCGTCGAGCTCTTCGAGGTTGCGCGTGTACGAGCGCGGCGGCAGGGCCTCGCCCAGCATGTCCTCCCCTTCGGTGGAGAACGTCGCGGGCGAATCGCCGCCGATGAGGATGTTGTCGTCGGGCGAGAACACCATGTCGAGCAGCTGGCTCATGTCGTCGCTCGTAGCGGCCAGCTCCTCCTCGATCACGCTGGAAAGGTC is part of the Berryella intestinalis genome and harbors:
- the glmM gene encoding phosphoglucosamine mutase, with translation MARLFGTDGVRGVANTELTCDLAFKLGQAAAVFLGGSIVIGKDTRLSGDMLEAAAAAGIMSGGGTALLAGVIPTPGVALLVRELRADGGIVISASHNPPEYNGIKLFDAQGYKLPDEVEDRIEAFIAAGGISPETASDDLPLPAGDRVGVAVRVDEALEIYVNHAVDSVRSQGIDFSGMHIALDAGHGASALTSALAFERLGARVTVINDDFNGVDINVGCGSTHLEPLRALLAESGADIGVAHDGDADRVMLMAPDGFEIDGDFVEAVCALDMRERGILARNTVVSTVMCNLGFVRAMEANGIEVVQTAVGDRYVLEEMRAQGYSIGGEQSGHMILLDHNTTGDGLMTACQFIAAVIRSGKPVSEAVKVMERYPQALVNVRVRDKHALAGNEAVRREIEAVESELGDTGRVLVRTSGTEPLVRVMVEAADAGAADDAANRIAAVVEREL
- the hisE gene encoding phosphoribosyl-ATP diphosphatase, which encodes MSAKTYIPQGEQSAPSQIGATLEALASSIAERHRAADAGSYTYRLLSGGVDEVLKKVMEEAGEVALAAKDAQAAASAVRAHEGAASVPDRMKGALADSADAACDHLRYEAADVVYHLLVVLERFGIGLDEFAAELNSRMTESERPRGGALIMPDHVKRGK